Proteins found in one Pseudorasbora parva isolate DD20220531a chromosome 11, ASM2467924v1, whole genome shotgun sequence genomic segment:
- the nkx2.5 gene encoding homeobox protein Nkx-2.5 gives MAMFSSQMTSTPFSVRDILNLEQNQEDLVSLDMSQRLDSALIPTSSCMLSTFKQEQFMEMPSGASLFSEDLQDDKSNKNSSLNFGTAAFYGKNFLEMDYVKDAKTDDTFEDKEKKDISCSQDDPSEELKLDDADRPKQRKRRKPRVLFSQAQVYELERRFKQQKYLSAPERDHLANVLKLTSTQVKIWFQNRRYKCKRQRQDQTLEMVGIAPPRRISVPVLVRDGKPCLGDTSTYNTSYNVGINHFTYNTYPAFSNFPSPGNTNYSCNYPSSMSSIQPSQPNSSYMNFGVGDLNNVQASFQSGSAVPSLHGIRAW, from the exons ATGGCAATGTTCTCCAGCCAGATGACTTCCACTCCTTTCTCAGTGCGGGACATACTGAACCTGGAGCAGAATCAGGAGGACTTGGTCTCTCTGGACATGTCTCAGCGGCTGGACAGTGCTCTTATTCCGACCTCATCCTGCATGCTGTCCACTTTCAAACAGGAGCAGTTCATGGAAATGCCATCCGGAGCCTCTCTCTTCAGCGAAGACCTGCAGGACGACAAAAGCAACAAAAACAGCTCTCTGAACTTCGGCACTGCTGCCTTTTATGGGAAGAATTTCCTAGAGATGGACTATGTTAAAGACGCAAAGACGGATGACACGTTTgaagacaaagagaaaaaag ACATCAGCTGTTCTCAGGACGATCCGAGTGAAGAGCTGAAGCTGGATGATGCGGATCGACCCAaacagaggaagaggaggaagccCCGCGTCCTCTTCTCTCAGGCGCAGGTGTACGAGCTGGAGCGCCGCTTCAAACAGCAGAAATACCTCTCTGCGCCTGAGAGAGATCATTTAGCCAACGTGCTCAAACTTACCTCCACACAGGTGAAGATCTGGTTCCAGAACAGACGCTACAAGTGCAAGCGGCAGCGTCAGGACCAGACCCTGGAGATGGTGGGCATAGCCCCGCCGAGACGCATCTCGGTGCCGGTTTTGGTTCGGGATGGCAAACCGTGCCTTGGAGACACGTCCACTTATAACACCTCGTATAATGTGGGGATCAATCACTTCACCTACAACACCTACCCTGCGTTTAGTAATTTCCCGAGTCCAGGCAACACGAACTACTCATGCAACTATCCATCGAGCATGTCCAGCATCCAGCCCTCACAGCCCAACAGCAGCTACATGAACTTTGGGGTTGGGGATCTAAATAACGTCCAGGCTTCTTTTCAGTCCGGCAGCGCGGTGCCCTCACTACACGGCATCCGAGCTTGGTGA